The Juglans regia cultivar Chandler chromosome 16, Walnut 2.0, whole genome shotgun sequence nucleotide sequence CTTTCATAAAAGTCCGAAAAAACGTCTCTCTGAAAGTTGTCATCTTgacttagaatttttttaagggattataaaaataaaaataaaaaattaaagaagattTTCCATCCAAATAAGGCTTAATTTCGCCATCGCAATCGTGACTTGGGCTTGGATGAGTGGATGTGAGGGCAATCGCAAAGCCCGAGtgcaataaaacaaaaataaacgtTCCGtattcactctctctctctctctctctctgagcacGAAATTCCTTCCTTCTTCAGCGTTCGCATTGGCCGCTCGCTACCAAAAGTTGATGCCTTGAGAAGAGAATGGGCGAGGAGGGCACCcttttctaaactttttgtAGTTTCTGGGTCTCTCCGATTACGCGCTTCCTTAAATTAAATTCGATCGTTTCAGTGTGCAAAAAACATCTTTCCCAGCAGTACGCACACAGAGGAAAAAGAACCTGTCCGTTGTTTCTGATTTTAGTACGACCTTTTGAGTATTGAAGGAGAAGCAACCGGCCCAGATGATttgatttgaatttgatttgatGGTGGGAATAATAGactagagagaaagagagagatgtcTTTGAGAATTAAGGCGGTGGTGGACAAGTTCGTGCAGGAGCTGAAGGAAGCACTGGATGCGGATATTCAGGACAGAATCatgaaggagagagagatgcagAGCTACATCCAGGAGCGCGAACGCGAAGTCGCGGAGCGCGAAGCCGCTTGGAAGGCCGAGCTTTCTCGTCgcgaggtaaaaaaaaaaaaaaaaaatctcgtttTTTATATCCCCTTcccctattttattttttcttctgaaCTTTTAATTTTACTCAACCAAATTCAAAGCCCTTTGAATGAATAGCAGTGAACATCTCCCTGATGCTATTAATCGTCCATATGTTTTTAGTGTGTTTCTATGCTTGAAATCAGATTGAATGGGGAATGACAATCAGATTCTGTGGGACTTTGGAAGTCATGTGAGGTTCACTTTTTTATGGGAATCAGCTAAGAAAGATAACCATCATCTAATTGCATTTCGATGtttatttagagagagagagagaggtacttTCACGTGAATTGTTTTTACAAAGGGTTTCTTAGTTTAAGTTTCCCATCAATGCTTTCCCTGCAGACAGCATATCGTTttcctgaaaaaaaaatgtgatgtggaACTGAGTCAGCATCAACATTGATATTGTTGCACATATTAGTATGATTGAGATACAGTTTTTCATCAACTAAGAAAGAAAAGCATCATTTACTCCTTAATCAGTAGCGTCAATGATGCACTTTAATCAGATAAATAGCGCATTCAGCCCTTTTCGTTGCTGAAATTGTTGTTGTATGCGAGAAGCCTATGCTTGCACTTCCCCATTTTCTCCTTCTTTACGGCTTTTGTATTCAGAGTATGAAAGCATTCCATAGGCACGTGTTGTGTCGCAAATCGAGTGTGTGCTAGTTCTTGGACTACATAAGTGTGGTATATTGCATAGATGTAGTGACTACGTCCTGGATCCTGACAGAGGTGCTGCCAAGTGAAGCCCTGGAGGCTGGAGCTACTATATATTGCTTCAGATTGGCTGTTCAACCACTACATCCgattatctatttttc carries:
- the LOC109006672 gene encoding uncharacterized protein LOC109006672: MSLRIKAVVDKFVQELKEALDADIQDRIMKEREMQSYIQEREREVAEREAAWKAELSRREAEIARQEARLKMEKENLEKEKSVLMGTASNQDNQDGALEITVSGEKYRCLRFAKAKK